GAAATGTGGCAGGCCGGACAACAGGTAAGAAACCTGCGACCGAAAGTAAAATAAGTCATTTCATACTGAATACTTGAAACGGGTAAGGGTGACTGAATAGTCACCTGTTACTCGTTTCTTTTTTTTACATTTACCCTTTCACAACTCTTTCATTGAAGAACGAAACCAATATTGAGTACAGAAGGTTTATCCTGAGCATGATTCCGCCGGCCTTTATCCTGCTCATTATATGGCTTGTTAAAATTGTGGAGCTTGCAGGCGGTCTTGAACTCTATTATTACGGCATTCTGCCACGCAAAATATCAGGGCTTGCAGGTATTTTTGCTGCACCTTTTATTCATTCAGGCTTTAATCACCTCATCAATAATACAGTTCCCTTTTTCTTCCTGCTGACTGCCATATTTTATTTTTACCAGAAAGTTGCCTGGAGGGTGCTGTTTTATTCTTATATCCTAACCGGAATTCTAGTATGGCTTGTGGCACGTTCATCCTACCACATAGGTGCAAGTGGTCTTATATACAGTTTTGCTTCCTTTCTCTTCACAAGCGGAATCATACGGAGGAACATCAACCTGCTGGCCATTTCGTTGCTTGTCATTTTTCTCTACGGAAGCATGGTATGGGGTATCTTCCCCTATATGCCTGAAATGTCATGGGAATCGCACCTGATGGGACTGCTCACCGGCGTAGGCCTTTCCTTTAACTACAGGCACGAAGGCCCGGGTCCGACAAAATTTATCAGCGATATGGAGGAAGAGGAGGAAGAAGAGTCGGAGGAAGAGGAGAGAGGAGAGTCGGAAGAAAGTAGGGAGGAGAACGACCGTCATTGCGAGGAGCAGGAAGTATAAATGATTATAGCAGGAATAAATTGCGACGAAGCAATCTGCCGGAACAGGAAGGACCTGGCCAAGACAGACGGATACTGAATTATCTCTCTTTTTAAGGGCCTGCCTGTGCGGGCAGATTGCTTCGTCGCATTACTTTTTTTATAATCAGAGATTTATCAAGCTCCTCGCAATGACGATAAAGGATCCTATATCGTCTTAAAATGTGAGTAATACTCGAAAAAGGCGTAAATCTTCAATAACTCGTCAATTCCTTCCTGGACGCTGATTTTGGGGATGAAACCTACTTTTTCGATTTTATCATAATTCACCATGAAATGACGCAGATCTTTATCCTGCATCTGCGAATCGATGATTTTGAAATCTACCTTTTCTTTAATGAAGTTGGCAATTTCAAGCTTAGAGAAATTCAGATGATTACCGCCTGCATTAAATACATTGCCTTTCATCAGATCAAACTTCTCCATCGTCATGATGTAACAATCGGCAGCATCCTCAATATGCATGAAAGTACGTTTGGCAAAGCTGTCGAATAACACAAGAACGCCTTCTTTTACTGCCTTGTAGGTAAAATCATTCACCATCAGGTCGATGCGCATTTTCGGGCTGAA
Above is a genomic segment from Bacteroidales bacterium containing:
- a CDS encoding rhomboid family intramembrane serine protease, translated to MKNETNIEYRRFILSMIPPAFILLIIWLVKIVELAGGLELYYYGILPRKISGLAGIFAAPFIHSGFNHLINNTVPFFFLLTAIFYFYQKVAWRVLFYSYILTGILVWLVARSSYHIGASGLIYSFASFLFTSGIIRRNINLLAISLLVIFLYGSMVWGIFPYMPEMSWESHLMGLLTGVGLSFNYRHEGPGPTKFISDMEEEEEEESEEEERGESEESREENDRHCEEQEV